In Panicum virgatum strain AP13 chromosome 4N, P.virgatum_v5, whole genome shotgun sequence, a single window of DNA contains:
- the LOC120670793 gene encoding E3 ubiquitin-protein ligase EL5-like isoform X2, with amino-acid sequence MVLMAGMLPGVECARRRRLRQGGAGAGAEAGAGTGTRRLSFCLYAAGHVGPPAAGHGGAGSSGKRSAEMEMIHGWALDSNVREAKERLDQKLRSKREAAIKRHHSTGSIKLSRPHHNVGGGAEERGESSASAPAMAGVQREVYSRKGVMRRLMRWSRLRWAAAEQAECAVCLDEFRAGDVLAHLPCGHRFHWACAAPWVEGTSRCPFCRAAVDAHPHAGP; translated from the exons ATGGTCCTCATGGCCGGGATGCTTCCCGGTGTGgagtgcgcgcggcggcggcggctccgccagggcggcgcgggcgcgggcgcggaggcgggcgcgggcacgggcACGAGGCGGCTCTCCTTCTGCCTGTACGCGGCAGGGCACGTAGggcccccggccgccggccatggcggcgccggcagTTCCGGCAAG CGGAGCGCCGAGATGGAGATGATACACGGGTGGGCGCTGGACAGCAATGTCCGGGAGGCCAAGGAGCGGCTGGACCAGAAGCTCCGGAGCAAGAGGGAGGCCGCCATCAAGAG GCATCACAGCACGGGGAGCATAAAGCTGAGCAGACCCCACCAcaacgtgggcggcggcgcggaggagcgcggcgagagctcggcctcggcgccggcgatggCCGGCGTGCAGCGGGAGGTGTACTCGAGGAAGGGCGTGATGCGGCGGCTGATGCGGTGGAGCCGCCTGCGgtgggccgcggcggagcaggcggaGTGCGCGGTGTGCCTGGACGAGTTCCGCGCGGGCGACGTGCTGGCGCACCTCCCCTGCGGCCACCGCTTCCACTGGGCCTGCGCGGCGCCCTGGGTCGAGGGCACCTCCCGCTGCCCCttctgccgcgccgccgtcgacgcccacCCACATGCCGGCCCATAG
- the LOC120670793 gene encoding E3 ubiquitin-protein ligase EL5-like isoform X1: MVLMAGMLPGVECARRRRLRQGGAGAGAEAGAGTGTRRLSFCLYAAGHVGPPAAGHGGAGSSGKQRSAEMEMIHGWALDSNVREAKERLDQKLRSKREAAIKRHHSTGSIKLSRPHHNVGGGAEERGESSASAPAMAGVQREVYSRKGVMRRLMRWSRLRWAAAEQAECAVCLDEFRAGDVLAHLPCGHRFHWACAAPWVEGTSRCPFCRAAVDAHPHAGP; the protein is encoded by the exons ATGGTCCTCATGGCCGGGATGCTTCCCGGTGTGgagtgcgcgcggcggcggcggctccgccagggcggcgcgggcgcgggcgcggaggcgggcgcgggcacgggcACGAGGCGGCTCTCCTTCTGCCTGTACGCGGCAGGGCACGTAGggcccccggccgccggccatggcggcgccggcagTTCCGGCAAG CAGCGGAGCGCCGAGATGGAGATGATACACGGGTGGGCGCTGGACAGCAATGTCCGGGAGGCCAAGGAGCGGCTGGACCAGAAGCTCCGGAGCAAGAGGGAGGCCGCCATCAAGAG GCATCACAGCACGGGGAGCATAAAGCTGAGCAGACCCCACCAcaacgtgggcggcggcgcggaggagcgcggcgagagctcggcctcggcgccggcgatggCCGGCGTGCAGCGGGAGGTGTACTCGAGGAAGGGCGTGATGCGGCGGCTGATGCGGTGGAGCCGCCTGCGgtgggccgcggcggagcaggcggaGTGCGCGGTGTGCCTGGACGAGTTCCGCGCGGGCGACGTGCTGGCGCACCTCCCCTGCGGCCACCGCTTCCACTGGGCCTGCGCGGCGCCCTGGGTCGAGGGCACCTCCCGCTGCCCCttctgccgcgccgccgtcgacgcccacCCACATGCCGGCCCATAG